Proteins from a single region of Burkholderiales bacterium:
- the ugpA gene encoding sn-glycerol-3-phosphate ABC transporter permease UgpA, producing the protein MDKRVVFRSRWLPYALVAPQLAITIVFFFWPAGQAAWQSMLAQDPFGIEVEFVGLDNFSHLFSEDEYLASFRVTAVFSLLVAGLGLSFSLLLAVFADRALRAANLYKTLLIWPYAVAPVVAAILWMFLFNPTLGVVAHWMRGAGMNWDPLLDGNDALVLIVIAATWKQVSYNFLFFLAGLQSIPKSLVEAAAIDGAGPGRRFWTIVFPLLSPTTFFLLVVNIVYAFFDTFAIVDAATGGGPGQATTILVYKVYKDGFKALDLGGSAAQSVILMTIVIALTVVQFRYIERKVQY; encoded by the coding sequence GTGGACAAGCGCGTCGTCTTCCGCTCGCGCTGGCTGCCCTACGCGCTGGTGGCGCCGCAGCTCGCGATCACGATCGTCTTCTTCTTCTGGCCGGCGGGCCAGGCCGCCTGGCAGTCGATGCTGGCGCAGGATCCGTTCGGCATCGAGGTCGAGTTCGTCGGCCTCGACAACTTCAGCCACCTGTTCTCCGAGGACGAGTACCTCGCGTCGTTCCGCGTCACCGCGGTCTTCTCGCTGCTCGTCGCGGGCCTCGGCCTGTCGTTTTCGCTCCTGCTCGCCGTGTTCGCCGACCGGGCGCTCCGCGCGGCGAACCTCTACAAGACGCTGCTGATCTGGCCCTACGCGGTCGCACCGGTCGTCGCCGCGATCCTGTGGATGTTCCTGTTCAATCCGACGCTCGGCGTCGTCGCGCACTGGATGCGCGGCGCGGGCATGAACTGGGATCCGCTGCTCGACGGCAACGACGCGCTGGTGCTCATCGTGATCGCGGCGACCTGGAAGCAGGTCAGCTACAACTTCCTCTTCTTCCTCGCCGGGCTGCAGTCGATCCCGAAGTCGCTCGTCGAGGCGGCCGCGATCGACGGCGCGGGCCCGGGCCGGCGGTTCTGGACCATCGTGTTCCCGCTGCTCTCGCCGACCACGTTCTTCCTGCTCGTCGTCAACATCGTCTACGCGTTCTTCGACACCTTCGCCATCGTCGACGCCGCGACCGGCGGCGGTCCCGGCCAGGCGACGACGATCCTCGTCTACAAGGTCTACAAGGACGGGTTCAAGGCCCTCGACCTCGGCGGCTCGGCGGCGCAGTCGGTGATCCTGATGACCATCGTGATCGCGCTCACCGTGGTCCAGTTCCGCTACATCGAACGCAAGGTGCAGTACTGA
- the ugpB gene encoding sn-glycerol-3-phosphate ABC transporter substrate-binding protein UgpB has translation MTYRPARLARVALAALFAGAASLAQAQTEIQWWHSMTGALNDRVNEFAKGFNDSQKEFKIVPVYKGAYPESMAAAIAAFRAGNAPHILQVFEVGTATMMSAKGAIRPVAQVMKDAGEKFDPKIYLPAVAGYYTTRRGEMLSFPFNSSTSVFYYNKDVFQKAGLDPNRAPVTWPEVMAAAARIKVSGASKCAYTTGWPSWVHVENFSAWHNVPIGTRENGMAGLDTVFKINSPLHVRHWSNLQEWSKKGYFTYAGRRNEAEAKFYSGECAMLTSSSAAQANINRNAKFKYGVAFMPYYADVAGAPQNSIIGGASLWVMSGKKKNEYRGIAKFFTYLSDANRQAEWHQKTGYLPITLAAFEITKKSGFYDKNPGTDVSVRQINNKPPTPNSKGLRFGSFVQIRDAFEEEFENMLAGKQNAKTALDNSVKRGNELLRRFQKTAKE, from the coding sequence ATGACGTACCGTCCCGCACGCCTCGCCCGCGTCGCGCTCGCCGCGCTCTTCGCCGGCGCCGCATCGCTCGCGCAGGCGCAGACCGAGATCCAGTGGTGGCACTCGATGACCGGCGCGCTGAACGACCGGGTCAACGAGTTCGCGAAGGGCTTCAACGACAGCCAGAAGGAATTCAAGATCGTCCCGGTCTACAAGGGCGCCTATCCGGAATCGATGGCTGCGGCCATCGCGGCGTTCCGGGCCGGCAACGCGCCGCACATCCTGCAGGTGTTCGAAGTGGGCACCGCCACGATGATGTCGGCCAAAGGGGCGATCCGGCCGGTCGCGCAGGTGATGAAGGACGCGGGCGAGAAGTTCGACCCGAAGATCTACCTGCCGGCGGTCGCGGGCTACTACACGACGCGCCGCGGCGAGATGCTGTCGTTCCCGTTCAACAGCTCGACCTCGGTCTTCTACTACAACAAGGACGTGTTCCAGAAGGCCGGCCTCGATCCGAACCGCGCGCCGGTGACCTGGCCCGAGGTCATGGCCGCGGCCGCCAGGATCAAGGTGTCGGGCGCCTCCAAGTGCGCGTACACGACCGGCTGGCCGTCGTGGGTGCACGTCGAGAACTTCAGCGCCTGGCACAACGTCCCGATCGGCACGCGCGAGAACGGCATGGCCGGGCTCGACACCGTGTTCAAGATCAACTCGCCGCTGCACGTGCGCCACTGGTCGAACCTGCAGGAGTGGTCGAAGAAGGGCTACTTCACCTACGCCGGCCGCCGCAACGAGGCCGAGGCGAAGTTCTACAGCGGCGAATGCGCGATGCTGACCTCGTCGTCGGCGGCGCAGGCCAACATCAACCGCAACGCGAAGTTCAAGTACGGCGTCGCGTTCATGCCCTACTACGCGGACGTCGCCGGCGCGCCGCAGAACTCGATCATCGGCGGCGCCTCGCTGTGGGTGATGTCGGGCAAGAAGAAGAACGAGTACCGCGGCATCGCGAAGTTCTTCACCTACCTGTCCGACGCGAACCGCCAGGCCGAGTGGCACCAGAAGACCGGCTACCTGCCGATCACGCTCGCGGCGTTCGAGATCACGAAGAAGTCGGGCTTCTACGACAAGAACCCGGGCACCGACGTGTCGGTGCGCCAGATCAACAACAAGCCGCCGACCCCGAACTCGAAGGGCCTGCGCTTCGGGAGCTTCGTGCAGATCCGCGACGCGTTCGAGGAGGAGTTCGAGAACATGCTCGCCGGCAAGCAGAACGCCAAGACGGCGCTCGACAACTCGGTCAAGCGCGGTAACGAACTGTTGCGGCGGTTCCAGAAGACCGCGAAGGAGTAG